The window AGCGAATAATTCATTAAGTACAATCGAAAATGGTAAACTGTACGAACAAGCAAGACAGCAAGGAGATCCCTAGTCACCATTTGTTTTGCAGAAATTTACATATCATTTCGCATGCGGCTGCTGAATATTCTACTACTTGCTCAATTTTGTTCATATACATACTGGTATTTGTTCTCACAGTATATACTATGTGAAACTGTTAGATGCTGGGGCCAAGGTTCCAGAGACTTGTGTTTTCCTCCACATTCCATCGGAACCGTCCAAGATACTGGAGGCTTTGACTGCGAAAGGCTTCAATGGGAACCGCCCGAGTATCTGGGCCATTCAGGTTATTACATATTCATTGAACTAAGTCGCTTCAAATTCTAATTATTGCCAGATGAGTTTATGGATATGTGCTTTACAGGGATTTCCTGTGATGACTTTGGCAAATTTCGAGGAGATTTTGTATCTTGTTGGTAGTATGGCCATGGAAGGAAGCTACTTCTTGGGTGAATTGCCTGCTTGGTTGGTTGAAACTGAAATAGGAAAGAAGGTCTCTGTTTGCTGCAGTAATCTAAATTAACTCTCAGTTCGCATTCAGTTGGAGATATTAACACTGATTGCACTTTGATGACTGCTCAGCCGGATCTAAACAGCTGGATGGACCAGCTTTTCATGAGCAATGGTTTTAAGGTCAAGATCATCAACCATGCCGAGATTGCAAAGAACTATGGCAAGCAACCAGTGTCGGAAGACTACGGGAATGTATTATTCATAGCAGAACAGTTGAGGTTATCTGATGATCAGGTTAGACGGCTTTTCTCGTCCAAAGATAAATTTGCCAAGTTAACTCTGCCTCTTTCCCATACTGTCTTCcaattttttctaataattgtGCAAATGGACATTAGATGGAGACGTGGAGGAGAACATCAGAGAGAATTGAGGAGGACGGCGATGAAGATGGATTCGAGGAACTGTAGAAGGCAAATGGGAAATCAATTCTCTTCTGCTGACTCATATTGGTCGGGAGACGCCTCTTTTCGTGCTTTTAGTCTCTCATCTCATTAGTAACATCGAGTATTTAGGGGGACCATATTATATACCTTATACGGAGCTCGCAAGTGTGAATATTATTCGAGTACCTGCATAATGTGAATACTTCTTACAAGCTGGGAATCGAAAGGTCGAAATTAGTTTCGGTCTCGGTGTTTTGGCTGTTACTCCTCTTGAAGCTTGCTGAACTTCAAAAGGCCTGCTTGTTCTAAATCAAACTATATGATGCTGATAATATGAAGGCATGCACTCAGCTTCTTGCCTATGTCAAACCCCATGGTCGCGTAACAAAATTAAGCCAAAAATAAATGGGTTCGACTCGGTTTGGTACAATTATTACGACTCAAACATTCAATGGAcgtccattttatttattaattactttagTGGATTTATTTTAAGCTATTCCAGTTCTTATAtctatagaaaaataattttaattaaagctATTCGGTTCAGTAAACCGTGGTTAACTGAATTGAATATAGTAAGTGATTGaccggactacttttttggctaaaaaaaattcgtatttgaaataatatcggtccttggaaaaaaaaaattaatatcggTTTGAGAGGTTCGGTTTTAGTGGATTCGATTTGTTTTGGCGGTTTGGCTGGAGACCGATTGGAGCAAAGAGAATCGCATATTCGCAAATATGATATGGCGTACTAAATGAGGCCTTAATACATTTGATGCTTGTATAAGGTTCTCTTATGGATTGATTTCTTCAGTTGACATAAGTTCCTTATGGAAGacagaaaaaagggaaaaggcaAAGCAAATTTATGGGAAAAAGACAAACGCCAAAAAATGGTATGTGTCctaataatgatttttttttcggttaatttaatcaaatattttatatatgttgtaAGGAATTTGAATCCACATCCATGTTTCTCATTTCATACCCGTTAATGAGAAGGGTAGCCAGGGACAGATAGGGTCAAACTATGGTCAAACCATCAGCTACCTtaaattcttcttcttgtttttttttgggggggggggggggggggggggggggggggggcttttgtttcttttttgaagAAAAGCTACCATGAAATTGATAAGATAATGAAACAAACCtcctttaattaattcacaataaaaaaaaaagagcacaCAATTAGGAAACTGGTCGATTGCTAGTATATGACTAAGCTGAAAATTGAACTCTCTGTAAGCGGATTTACTGGTGGTACAAGAGTTCGAAACTAAATAGAaacacactatatatatatatatatatatatagtcatgTTCAAGCCGAAGCATATACATGAATTAACTtgggaaaaataatataaaatggcCGCCATCGAAGGTTTACCAAAACACAAAGGACTACCGGACTTTCAATAAAATAACGAAAGAAAGGGGGAAGTTCAAGGGAGGGAGGTCACCGGATGCAGGCATGAGGGAATCAATCAATGGAATAGTCCCAAAGCTGCCCCTAAGGAGGACCAACTAACATTTTGCCATACTTAATTGTAATTCACAAGGACCACATTGGAAGAAGCCCCGATCTATTACCTAACTGTCAAAACCGGAATTAGTAGCTTCGGTGTGACGTTTATTTTGTACACATTAAGTTAGGCCCCAAGGTTAAGCATGGGAAATCTATATTATTGTCTTGAAACGCCGGCCTTGTCCTGGTTTATATATGAGCCAAAAACCATCGCTAGTTGTGGTCGAAGTGAGAAAATGGTCTTTGCTCAAGAAGGAGGTTAGGGGCTCAAATAGAGCAAAATGTGAAGGAGCCCATGGCTCCATGCACGAGCGCATCTTCAAGAAGCTGTTACTTggggataaatttgaataacgcGAGATAGGATGGATGCAAGATTTGGATTAAGGGGGCGAGATTCTTAAGCtcatgaaaaatgaaagaacaATATGAAATATTCATAAAGCGTTGACATTTTAGGAAGGTAGATTGCCTCCTAACCTTCCTTAGACCATGGTGGTGATCCATGGCTACACATGATTCAAGTTCAAAGACTCGGGGCTTGGCGCTCATGTAATGATCCATGAACCTAGCCAGATCttattttcttcaaaaaaaaaaaaaatggtgaccaaaagaaagggaagtGCCGGAAAGTATAGCTACCTCACACTCACCCATCAAGCTCAGAGTCGTATCTCAATAACGCATGCAGGTGACACTTGATGACTTGCAACGACGATGGATACCGTACAGCAGCTAATTAGTTAAGTCTGAAAATCGATCCGGCGGAACAACTCAATAAAGAAgtatcattaatttctttatgcTCGTTCTAAGTTCGAAGCACCATAATATTCCCTATACATTTGTTATATAAGCGCTTGATGAtcaattatcttaattacaaGATTCATAATCTCTGTCCACAGATGGCAAGGAAACCGTGACTAAAAATGAGAGAGCTCCTTTTGTTCGATAAAAGCTCACCTTTGATCGTTCCCTCATCTCGTGGTACAATCTctcttaataaatttattatattctcAACATTTGAAAATAAGTTAGTTAAAACaattaaggaaataaaagaaaacaatttgttaaaatttatttttttcatttttctatgaaaatcaataaaaactaattataacaagtaaatttaaattatttttagctCAAGGTCATATAAACGgtgaattcaaattttctaagattggAGCATTATTAATAAGTCCAAAAAGATATTGTTATCGAAATTGCGCTTTAACAGGTCATTAAAAATTCGAACATTGGTTAGTGCCCGCGCAACTCGCGTGTCTCAAAACTAATATATCTTTAAAATAAACTTCGATTGATGAGAGAGCTCCGTTTGAAGCTTCCTCTTGACGTTCCGTGAGCTCGTGATGCTCTATCTATTCTGTTCTtcgtaataaaaaaataaaataaaatcaatataataacaattaaagggcaaagcaaagcaaagcaaaagaaaatagttagagaattaattattcatcttcttctctttccttttccacTGCTTCTTCATATTCCGGATTGAcctttccttctctctctggGGACTCCACAACCTTTTTTTCCCGTCAAACGTCTCTCAAGTTTGAGATATTATTCGGTGAACCTTCCTCGTCACGTGACATGAGAAAGAATCtattaaattgtaataaattaaataataagtacTAATCATTCGATTAATTGTGATAAATTTTGTTAATTGAAATAGTCTTATTGGTTTTTCCTCACCATATCATTATGAGGTAAcatcatttaaaaatttctcctCAAGTTCTCACACACCCCCGACAAATGCCGTCGAAAACCTTTCCCCTTCTCCACAAATTGAATTCTGGTCGGCCTGTACGGCCCCCATCTCACTGCTGAAAATGGCGAAAGAAGGAAAGACCAGAAGTTCCCGGCGTTTCCTTATACGTAGCTTTATGCTTAATTCAAACTATGTTGAAGTTTCTCGGCTCTTATCTTTTGTTTAATGCAATCGAGTGACATGCAATCTGTTTATGATACTCGATCggcatattattattagttacctcatatatttaatttacaaTAAATAACTTATACATACCAATTCCAATGTAATTCCTAATACTAcatttacaaaataataataatagaaatttgaaaaatgcaaGGGACCTCGCGTCTAAGGGGCTAGCGTCTtatgaattgaaaataaatacatgATATATGATGTATcctaaaaaatcaattaagcTATGGCTCCGGAAATAAAAGTGGGCCCGAGCAGGCCCGGCCCATAAACAGCAAGCACTATGGATCTTTCAGgcccaaaatatattttcgaTCCAAAATATGTCACTGACCCAGCACAATATATCcattattttctaattatcTTTTCCTCCCACATTTCAGGATGAATTACCTCATTTGAGGATGAACTATTTTCCAATATATAGCTGGAAGCCTGGAAGTAAATATGAAGATGCACGTTAAGACAGTGGAAGATATTGGCAAAAATCTTCAATTTTCCAAACATTAAAACACAATAAAAAAGGACGTGGTTCTACTCCGGTGAAAGTTACCAAAAAGAATTAATGCTTTGTTCGATTACAAGAGAATGAGAGAATAAAAGGAATTAACGCTTTGTTTGATTACGAGAAAATGGGAGAATAACGGATGGAGGTGAAGGAAATttgtgagaaaatttaaattaccaTACGAAATCTCCTCCCATTCTCTCCATTTCCCTCGATCCAACCCAACTTTTGAAAGAgaagtgtgtgtgtgtgtaccATATTATGACCCAAGTACTACACGTGTTATATGGAGTTCAATCGATCTCTGTCACACTTGAGCAATATTAAACAAGGCCGTATTGTTCAAGAGATCAAATTCAATCAACGGAGTGGGTTATATGTGacctaacatatatatatatataatatatatggtaaCAATGGACACACCATGTAACTGCTATGTTTAGTTAACTATACGGGGAGTCACTCATATCGGGTATCTCCGCAATTTGCCCATACATGGTATCAAATCCTGGCTCAGATCGAACCCTGATTGTCTTCCCTCTAATCTTCTTCTCCCCTGCCATCGCAGCCAAACATCAACCAAAAACAAGAGAACAAAAAAtgcagaaaaagaagaaaaaaatcatgagaGCTGATCAGAAGAAAATAAAGCTGATCGAGTACTTTTCAGAGTAGCCGGGGAACCCATGTTGGAGAAGGGGAGCACGTGCAAAAATTCAACTTATATATACTGTGCATAAGCtcgaacatatatatatgtttttgcaCGTGCCCTGCTTCTCCAACAAGGAGCTACCCGCCTGGCAATCTACACATACAGGCAGACTCAACTGAGAGAaatgtagagagagagagagatgcgGTGTTTCAGACCACGAGGAAGATTTGAAGAAGGCGACGGTCTATTTATAGTtggagagatgagagagagagagattgaaaTGGAAATGGATAAGAGAGTAGGAGAGATGAAAATCTCCCGCCGAAACCAAAATGGAGAAATGAAAATCTAACAAGGACATTAAGGAATAAGATAATTCCGgtatatttcttttatattttcggtTGTAAATGACACTCATAATCTAattagaaaagggaaagatgTAATATACGAAGGGTCCTGCTGGTGAGAATCGAACTCAAGATTTCTCGTGCCCGATCCATTAATTTATAAGTAAGccagatatatattatttagggCTGATCATGAAATAAGATAATTTTTGTCAATGATATTGCAAACTGGAGAATTTATTTCATCACGAGTATCAATGGGAGTTCATGTAGATATTGCTGATCTGTTACTGTGCTTGACGATATATATGGGAGAGATATGTGTTTGGAAAACTGCTACCAAGGGCCATGTCATTGGACATCATTCTCGTACTGCAGCAAgtgaagaaattcaaaaagctGAGACGACGACAGTGACAGAGAATTTAATTAGAACATTAGAATTTACTGTTTGTTTCTAcatgtattaatatatattcaccAGCCACCAAACCCCCACGATATCGTGACCCAGCACAATATATCACGGCAGCCTAAATCTATAGAAGGTATACATTCGAGCAATTTAGATTTCTAAAAGCacacttttttttgttataaaagtACAAATAGTCCAACTCGATATCGAACTTGAGATCTCTCGATCACCAGCGAGAGGTGCGCTAACGTGTTATACCCCTCTTGATCTAAAGCACACCACTTGATtgttttcaagtcaaattaaCATAGTCATGATGATCTGAGCCGACATAATAAATAATCTACTTATTTTTTGACAAGTGTAAATAATCTACTTAGATTGACCTGAATTGGGATAAATCGGGTTTGACTTCAGAAGACCTTAACCGCTATAAACAAATGATATAGATTATTTGTTGCAATAACCattaactatatataaaacCATATCGTGATTTCAGGGGTCAACCCCCACGATATGTTGGAAGCAATTATTAAATCCACTTTGTAAAGAATCAGGAGCCTCTTTACCGAAAAAttagaaacaaaaagaaatcaaagagCTAGCTTAGTTTTGTAATCCAATAGCACAAGTCCTTATTTGATAACAAAGGAGTTGATATTTGATTCTATTATAAGATTATTCGTATCTatttattatcaaatattagaatttgtaatttttttatatctacAAATCTATTTtgtggaaaaacaaaaatccagtgtcttttatttttattttaatatagtTAAAAGAAGTATAGTGTCGCACAAACAATAGTTTTTCCCGGATAGTGGACAGGCTCGCTTACATAGTCATCCTGGCAGGTCTCGCTCACTTGTGGGGCAACTATTTCCTATTTTCCAGGAAACACTTTAGGTGTAGAtagacttttctttttggtgcgatggacataatatatacatacatatacacacagatacatatatatatatatatatatatatccaagtTTAAACATTACACGTTAATCTCTTATATATCGAGTCTAATTATAGCGAGCCATTTAGCATGAGTTTCGACCAATTCACTGAAATTACTAGGAACCATGATCTCCTCGCAGGACTATCCGAACTTTTAAGGACTATATACGTAAGAAGAGATGGTATCCCTCGGATATCCATAGAAAGTGGGATATCATTACACGTATGCTCTCATATCTTCCGCtacattataaatttgatgaaCAACTTGCAATTAAACGAGCCTTGCAAAATTCTTCCACGTTACTCTTACTGATGGGTATATTATCTTGGACCGCGAAGACCATTATGATGGGACTACGAATCAACAGGCTCCGTCGGAACTCCACGTTCCTTGGATCCTCTCTCATATCGAGTTAGTTTTCATGAATGTTTTGTCCTGAATTACTAAAGCTACTAGTTCACTATGAAAATATTGGAGTATATTCTTAGATATTCAGTTGTCTGCTATGCATTTCGTTTTGGTTCAATATCAATACTCTCCCAAAAAATTCAATGATTTTGCAAATTTTTTAGCCAAATTGAATGTGGATAGGGCCTTCTGACTTCCTTACTTAGTTGTATGGATCCTTTTGTAATCGAGTTTGTGACTGTATTCTGCTCTTGTTCTTTTGTTTTCggttttttaatcattttgtgTATCTTCTCTAACCTCTCCTTGCAAGATCACCTACATCAATGAAATATGaatgatttattattaaaaaaaaaggtgtgaAATAGGAGGCTCATTATAGCTTTCCCTTGGGTTGAAAAACTTTGCCTTTCCTTTATCCCATCATCTATCATGATTAACACTAATTATCCTATTACGATATTATTTGCACGCTTTCATTTCGTTCAAACTTTCAACTTAAGGATTTTATATGGTGACATAATGTCACCGTGTCAcaatttgtattttcttttatatggTGTTGTACTTTTCTATATTCAAATGCTTATGTACTAACATGGTACATTGAAAATTCTGATAATACTATACGCAAGTATTACACATTTAAATAGAAAGTATCACATTATAAAAGAAAGTACCACGTGCCATGTTGACATTGTGTCTCCATATAAAAACCCTTCAACTTGACATTGCTATCAAATATCCTTGCATGAACATGTAGAGACATATATACAAATTCTCATTAGGTAATATTATGGAATATTTTCTTCCTATTGTGTAGCATGTATGTACCATACATAGTTTAGCTAGCTGTATTATTGCATAGATTTTGGTTTCCTTTCTAGGTAGTcttaccttctttttttttttagtcacTATGTATACATACGAAACCGGTCGATGAATGCAAGCTAAGCTTTTGCCCTAATTCGAGTTTGGATATAGTATAAGAGCATTAATTCTGAGACCTGTCGATTCCTGCAGGCCCTAAGCCGAGTTTCTTGTCTTCGTCAATCGCCGGATTCAACCGAGCGTCATGTCCTTCAGGTCGTAATCCTTGTTTTGTCGTCTTCCCCAATCTCGTCCATGGCAAACCAAGGAATCACACCACCGTCTCATTGTCGACTGATATGGTACAGTCATCCGCAGCCTCCATGCCACTCACATACATTTTCACTCCTTCTGATGGTCCCGGCACTCAGCTCATATCCTGCAAACTTAATGGCATGAATTACATTACTTGGTCGCAGGCAACAAAGATTGCCCTTCGAGCGAAGAACAAGCTGAGATTCATTGAAGGTAAGGTTCCACGACCAGCGGAGGGAGGGCCCTTTCACAATCAATGGGAGACTTGTAATTCAATACTTGTTTCGTGGATCTTTAATCATCTCAATGAGTAACTGCAAAGCACGGTGGCTAGAGCGAAAACTGCCAAGGATCTTTGGGATGATCTCAAAGAACGTTTCTCTCAAGGTAATGAAACAAGAATCCATCAATTGAGAAGGGATATCTATCTATCACGATAAGAGAATCGATCAGTTTCTGGGTATTATTTTGAGCTAAAGAAATTGTGGCATGAATTAGACATGTTTCTCAGATTACTTGCCTATAGTTGTGATGTTGGTGTTCAGATTGCCagtcaaaagaaaaaggagaaagttCATATGTTCTTGATCGGGCTCAATCTCGAATACTTTACCATTCGCTCTCAAATTCTGAGTGTGGAGCCCATGTCGAACATCAACAAGGTGCATTCAATGGTGGTACATGATGAGACTCAGCGCCTCGTCTCCTAAGGCCAAGAACCGTGCTCTAATGCAGTCAATTTTGCAGCAAAGGTTAGTAGTGATTTTTTTGGGAGCTCACACTTcaatcagaacaaatgagactTGAAGCCCTAAGGACAGCCTCATTGTGACTATTCCAG of the Punica granatum isolate Tunisia-2019 chromosome 6, ASM765513v2, whole genome shotgun sequence genome contains:
- the LOC116210909 gene encoding uncharacterized protein LOC116210909 isoform X2 — translated: MPCLFHVNPLIFNIGKEIELPGACTNGLNSISLEPLLLDPYAGCFVTFDFDMKAKKQTPHYCLSTRYIDDKLLSTVSHIDGLKQVVLLTDGMDTRPYRLKWPYLTVMFDISPDRVFKVATQNLKDAGAKVPETCVFLHIPSEPSKILEALTAKGFNGNRPSIWAIQGFPVMTLANFEEILYLVGSMAMEGSYFLGELPAWLVETEIGKKPDLNSWMDQLFMSNGFKVKIINHAEIAKNYGKQPVSEDYGNVLFIAEQLRLSDDQMETWRRTSERIEEDGDEDGFEEL
- the LOC116210909 gene encoding uncharacterized protein LOC116210909 isoform X1 is translated as MESLARFVSSPASLVPRHSLFCAPKRARRGDMLRARLSNENDLLFDSAITAASLRFQETNRPEPLLLDPYAGCFVTFDFDMKAKKQTPHYCLSTRYIDDKLLSTVSHIDGLKQVVLLTDGMDTRPYRLKWPYLTVMFDISPDRVFKVATQNLKDAGAKVPETCVFLHIPSEPSKILEALTAKGFNGNRPSIWAIQGFPVMTLANFEEILYLVGSMAMEGSYFLGELPAWLVETEIGKKPDLNSWMDQLFMSNGFKVKIINHAEIAKNYGKQPVSEDYGNVLFIAEQLRLSDDQMETWRRTSERIEEDGDEDGFEEL